In Acidimicrobiales bacterium, a single window of DNA contains:
- a CDS encoding ABC transporter substrate-binding protein, whose amino-acid sequence MTSPTTPTKRTSDLSEGLRLIMRGGGPKLIAAGVSLALIVGLAFVSTVEANNRAHRQSSLSANGSSGGSGDNGGVGGGSGSGGGASGANGTNAGANGAAGGSGGSGGGGSGAKSGGGFTGANTTGGNCPGNNPDIGVTCNQILVGGITVLSGPLGIYGEQGLQAAQAWLSYYNAVYAPAHHLRQEKLIYYDDHGADPSQDAILTQKLIEQDHVFSIGGMPAPQGANPYLVQHGVPLIGDLGLNPISYQSPMIWPTAPTPNTQVGANLEAKVVHTLYPNVKHVGAIISPLPGQDPGPIEQYEDNAYRPYGVSVTYQVMTTSESDCNSHMLQIRNANADFLQLPLPSTNFLLCVQAAQSQNYYPGSGLGGSLRGWSGGSGIQVEMQQCGSLCATAGGGIVTGTIFLNPSSFSNHDPNSGMDLYNSLMSKYASNVDKTSIISMNYFASAEIGSLLLAQAAATPPYLTRPHIIQLANQFKFDTGMGLKVDWAGPPNSPNAHIGTSCGYVSRAVQSGGGATWKTDPTYYCG is encoded by the coding sequence GTGACGTCGCCGACGACGCCGACCAAGAGGACAAGCGACCTGAGCGAGGGCCTCAGGCTGATCATGCGGGGCGGCGGACCCAAGCTGATAGCAGCCGGGGTGTCGCTGGCGCTCATCGTGGGGCTCGCCTTCGTCTCGACGGTCGAAGCCAACAACCGCGCCCACCGTCAGAGCAGCCTGTCGGCCAACGGCTCCTCCGGCGGCTCCGGTGACAACGGCGGCGTCGGAGGAGGAAGCGGATCCGGGGGAGGTGCGAGCGGTGCCAACGGGACCAACGCCGGCGCCAACGGGGCTGCAGGCGGGAGTGGCGGCAGCGGCGGAGGCGGCAGCGGGGCCAAGTCCGGCGGCGGGTTCACCGGTGCCAACACGACCGGAGGCAACTGCCCGGGCAACAATCCCGACATCGGGGTCACGTGCAACCAGATCCTGGTGGGCGGCATCACTGTCCTCTCGGGGCCTCTCGGCATCTACGGCGAGCAGGGCCTCCAGGCCGCCCAGGCCTGGCTCAGCTACTACAACGCGGTGTACGCCCCTGCGCACCACCTGCGTCAGGAGAAGCTCATCTACTACGACGACCACGGCGCTGACCCCAGCCAGGACGCCATCCTGACCCAGAAGCTCATCGAGCAGGACCACGTCTTCTCGATCGGGGGCATGCCCGCGCCTCAGGGGGCCAACCCGTATCTGGTCCAGCACGGCGTTCCGCTCATCGGCGATCTGGGCCTCAACCCGATCAGCTACCAGAGCCCGATGATCTGGCCGACGGCGCCGACGCCCAACACCCAGGTGGGGGCGAACCTGGAGGCCAAGGTCGTCCACACTCTCTACCCGAACGTCAAGCACGTCGGGGCGATCATCTCGCCGCTGCCGGGCCAGGACCCGGGGCCGATCGAGCAGTACGAGGACAACGCGTACCGGCCATACGGCGTGAGCGTGACCTACCAGGTCATGACCACGTCTGAGAGCGACTGCAACAGCCACATGCTCCAGATCAGGAACGCCAACGCAGACTTCCTCCAGCTTCCCCTGCCGTCGACCAACTTCCTGCTCTGCGTGCAGGCGGCCCAGAGCCAGAACTACTACCCGGGTAGCGGGCTCGGCGGCAGCCTGCGGGGCTGGTCTGGCGGCAGCGGAATCCAGGTAGAGATGCAGCAGTGTGGGAGCTTGTGCGCCACCGCCGGTGGCGGGATCGTCACCGGCACCATATTCCTCAACCCCTCCTCGTTCTCCAATCACGATCCCAACTCCGGGATGGATCTGTACAACTCCCTCATGTCCAAGTACGCATCGAATGTGGACAAGACGTCGATCATCTCGATGAACTACTTCGCGTCCGCGGAGATAGGGTCGCTCTTGCTGGCCCAGGCGGCGGCGACACCGCCCTATCTGACCCGACCACATATCATCCAGCTGGCCAACCAGTTCAAGTTCGACACCGGTATGGGCTTGAAGGTCGACTGGGCGGGCCCCCCCAACAGCCCCAACGCCCACATCGGCACCAGCTGCGGCTACGTGTCACGGGCGGTGCAGTCCGGCGGTGGCGCCACCTGGAAGACCGACCCCACCTACTACTGCGGGTAG